In Oscillatoria acuminata PCC 6304, a single window of DNA contains:
- a CDS encoding cyclase family protein produces the protein MNPPFSPKTIHYSQVIHLSHPVAPNIPQWPGDPPVEFQAIATLSTDGYYLRRFSMGEHSATHLNAPNSFYPAGVGIEAYAAESLIVKAVAIDISALAAQNPDYTLSCADVLDWEAEQGEIPAGTVVLLYTGWQHKWSDPDAFINQQHFPGFAPETTRFLLDRRQIGGVGIDTHGVDGGQDFTFATNRQVLAQPRIVLENLTNLDQLPPTGTTLAIAPLQLVQGSGSPATVLAFLP, from the coding sequence ATGAACCCGCCATTTTCTCCTAAAACAATTCATTATTCCCAGGTGATTCACCTGAGTCACCCAGTCGCCCCCAATATCCCCCAATGGCCCGGAGACCCTCCCGTTGAGTTCCAGGCGATCGCCACCTTGTCTACCGATGGCTATTATTTACGCCGGTTTTCTATGGGAGAACATAGCGCCACCCATCTGAATGCACCCAATAGCTTTTATCCCGCAGGAGTCGGAATTGAGGCTTATGCTGCCGAGTCCTTAATCGTCAAAGCGGTGGCGATCGATATCTCTGCCCTGGCTGCCCAGAATCCCGATTATACCCTCAGTTGCGCTGATGTCTTGGACTGGGAAGCAGAACAAGGGGAAATCCCTGCTGGAACGGTGGTTTTATTATATACCGGCTGGCAGCACAAGTGGTCTGACCCCGATGCCTTTATCAACCAGCAGCACTTTCCTGGTTTTGCACCGGAAACTACCCGATTTTTGCTCGATCGCCGTCAAATTGGCGGCGTAGGAATTGATACACATGGGGTCGATGGAGGACAAGATTTCACCTTTGCCACCAACCGACAAGTCTTGGCACAACCGCGCATTGTCCTGGAAAATCTCACAAATTTGGACCAGCTACCACCCACTGGAACAACCCTGGCGATCGCCCCGTTGCAGTTGGTGCAAGGTTCCGGTTCTCCCGCTACGGTGTTAGCATTTTTACCCTGA